A stretch of Henckelia pumila isolate YLH828 chromosome 4, ASM3356847v2, whole genome shotgun sequence DNA encodes these proteins:
- the LOC140866704 gene encoding vacuolar iron transporter homolog 1-like, producing MAANQTQNPDIRFPLPTDNSRQMTLNLEENREFDYSKRSQWLRAAVLGANDGLVSTASLMMGVGAVKQDIKAMILTGFAGLVAGACSMAIGEFVSVYSQLDIELAQMKRDRKRAAPGVAQEVDGESNESLPNPMQAAAASALAFSVGAMVPLLAASFIKGYWVRIGVMVAAVSVALAVFGWLGAVLGRAPVVRSAARVFVGGWFAMAITFGLTKLIGSRGLSS from the coding sequence ATGGCTGCAAACCAGACACAAAACCCTGATATCAGATTCCCTCTACCAACTGACAATTCACGGCAAATGACCCTGAACCTCGAAGAAAACCGAGAATTCGACTACTCCAAGCGGTCCCAGTGGCTGCGCGCCGCAGTTCTAGGCGCCAATGATGGCCTCGTCTCCACGGCATCGCTAATGATGGGCGTGGGAGCTGTAAAACAAGACATCAAAGCCATGATTCTGACAGGTTTTGCTGGGCTGGTAGCCGGTGCATGTTCCATGGCGATCGGAGAATTCGTGTCCGTTTACTCACAGCTTGATATAGAGCTGGCTCAAATGAAGAGAGACAGGAAAAGGGCCGCGCCTGGTGTTGCGCAAGAAGTTGATGGTGAAAGCAACGAGAGTCTGCCGAATCCAATGCAGGCTGCCGCAGCATCAGCTTTGGCATTTTCGGTTGGGGCGATGGTCCCGCTGCTTGCTGCTTCTTTCATAAAGGGGTATTGGGTGAGGATTGGTGTAATGGTGGCGGCCGTCAGCGTTGCCCTGGCTGTTTTTGGGTGGTTGGGGGCGGTGCTGGGGCGGGCTCCTGTGGTGCGCTCGGCGGCGAGGGTCTTTGTTGGAGGGTGGTTTGCCATGGCCATAACGTTCGGTTTGACCAAGCTGATCGGTTCCAGGGGCCTTTCTAGCTAG
- the LOC140863227 gene encoding abscisic acid 8'-hydroxylase 3-like gives MLMAIVLILVFILSAFLLQKWTSPKEMDKIPGSLGWPVVGETFSFVSEFSSPAGIFNFMRRRQQKYGKVFKSFVLGRFTVFMTGREAAKILLTGKDGLVSLNLFYTGKQVLGPTSLLTQTGESHKRLRRLIGEPLSMDGMRKYFPFINNLAIETLDSWTGRNVLVLEEASIFTLKVIGHMIMSLEPSGEEQQKFRSNFKIISSCFSSLPLKVPGTAFYRGIKARDRMYAMFDTIIAQRRTGNGSQQDFLGTLLQKHHKDGSEVEDDNKLTEKQMKDNILTLLVAGHDTTTAGLTWVIKFLEQNPAVLDRLREEHQNIKNSRDGDSSLTWSEVNNMPYTLKVINETLRRATILPWYSRKAAQDFNIDGYKIEKGWSVNLDVVSIHHDPEIFPNPEKFDPSRFDEPMKPYSFLGFGSGPRMCPGINLAKLEICVFIHHLVCRYRWKPLEEEDWVQPTLVRMPKNKYPVMVESL, from the exons ATGTTGATGGCTATAGTGCTCATCTTGGTTTTCATACTATCAGCCTTCTTGCTGCAAAAATGGACTTCTCCAAAGGAAATGGACAAGATTCCAGGAAGTTTGGGCTGGCCAGTAGTAGGGGAGACTTTCTCTTTTGTCTCAGAGTTTTCAAGTCCAGCCGGCATTTTCAACTTCATGCGCAGGAGACAGCAAAA GTATGGGAAGGTGTTTAAGAGTTTTGTATTAGGGAGATTCACTGTATTCATGACAGGAAGAGAAGCAGCTAAGATTTTGTTAACAGGGAAAGATGGGCTGGTCAGTTTGAATCTCTTTTACACGGGAAAACAGGTCCTAGGCCCCACAAGCTTGCTTACACAGACAGGGGAATCGCATAAGAGACTCCGACGACTGATCGGAGAGCCGCTCTCGATGGATGGAATGAGAAAGTATTTCCCATTTATCAATAACTTGGCCATAGAGACATTGGATAGTTGGACAGGACGAAATGTTCTTGTTCTTGAAGAGGCTTCCATA TTCACATTGAAGGTGATAGGTCACATGATAATGAGCTTGGAGCCATCTGGTGAGGAGCAACAAAAGTTCAGATCAAATTTCAAGATTATTTCTTCCTGTTTCTCTTCTTTGCCTCTAAAAGTCCCAGGAACTGCTTTCTATCGCGGAATTAAG GCTCGTGATAGGATGTATGCTATGTTCGACACTATCATCGCTCAACGGAGAACTGGAAACGGCTCCCAACAAGATTTCTTGGGAACCCTTTTACAGAAACACCATAAAGATGGCTCGGAAGTCGAAGATGACAATAAACTTACAGAAAAACAAATGAAGGACAATATATTGACCTTGCTTGTTGCAGGTCATGATACCACCACAGCTGGTTTAACATGGGTTATCAAGTTTCTTGAACAGAATCCTGCTGTATTAGACCGTCTACGA GAAGAGcatcaaaacataaaaaatagcAGAGATGGAGATTCAAGCCTCACCTGGTCAGAAGTGAACAATATGCCATACACTCTCAAA GTGATAAACGAAACTCTTAGAAGAGCCACGATTCTACCGTGGTATTCTAGAAAGGCAGCACAGGACTTTAATATTGATG GATATAAAATTGAGAAAGGCTGGTCAGTGAACTTAGATGTTGTGTCCATTCACCATGACCCGGAGATATTTCCTAATCCAGAGAAGTTTGATCCTTCGCGATTCGAC GAGCCAATGAAACCTTATAGCTTTCTTGGATTCGGAAGTGGACCAAGGATGTGTCCTGGAATCAACCTGGCCAAATTGGAAATCTGTGTTTTCATCCATCATTTGGTGTGCAGATACAG GTGGAAGCCCCTAGAGGAAGAAGATTGGGTGCAGCCAACACTGGTGCGTATGCCCAAGAACAAGTACCCTGTAATGGTTGAATCCCTGTAG
- the LOC140865725 gene encoding endoglucanase 11-like isoform X2 → MTTSRRAFKVDEENPGSDVAASIVFRRTNPHYSHLLLEHAQQLFEFSDKYRGNYDKSIEGAKGYYSSVSGYMDELLWAAFWLYRATDNNSSNSNYLNYGIQNANSVGVITWALTEFSWDVKYAGLQILASMVAPNLH, encoded by the exons ATGACGACCTCGCGGCGAGCTTTCAAGGTCGACGAGGAGAATCCCGGCTCCGACGTGGCGGCGTCCATCGTGTTTAGGAGAACTAACCCACATTATTCCCACCTTCTCTTGGAACATGCACAACAG TTGTTTGAGTTTAGTGACAAATATAGAGGAAATTATGACAAGAGCATAGAAGGAGCAAAGGGTTACTATTCGTCGGTGAGTGGATACATGGATGAATTGTTGTGGGCAGCATTTTGGCTATACAGAGCCACCGACAATAATAGCAGTAATagtaattatttgaattatggtATTCAAAACGCCAACTCTGTTGGTGTGATCACTTGGGCCTTGACTGAATTCAGCTGGGATGTTAAATATGCTGGCCTCCAAATTCTTGCTTCCATG GTGGCTCCAAACTTGCATTAA
- the LOC140863228 gene encoding transcription factor VIP1-like, with the protein MEPEFASKPISHYVPGRVDLDQMADTPTRGSHHRRAHSDTFFRFSDLDDILLDDVVADLNLDLPPNPPSLIPSGPPPLPSAQLNKTDEPRSTLHLRSLSVDADFFDGLGLDGPPPGPEAGPSRPKHRHSNSMDGYSSATSSDLDSSSKKAMAADRLAEIALIDPKRAKRILANRQSAARSKERKVRYTGELERKVQTLQTEATTLSAQITLLQRDTSGLSTENKELKLKLQALEQQAHLRDALNDALKDELQRLKIAAGQIPAANGNSRGLSSQYSSQPQAYRYFGNNQPQQQQFQMPQSDPNNPRLGGLSQQSFQDFNRMV; encoded by the exons ATGGAGCCGGAGTTTGCCTCAAAACCCATATCCCACTACGTTCCGGGCCGGGTCGACCTGGACCAGATGGCCGACACCCCGACCCGTGGTTCGCATCACCGCCGGGCCCACTCCGACACCTTCTTCCGATTCTCCGACCTCGACGACATCCTCCTCGACGACGTCGTTGCAGACCTCAACCTCGACCTGCCTCCCAACCCGCCTTCGCTCATCCCCAGCGGTCCGCCGCCGCTGCCGTCTGCTCAGCTCAACAAAACTGATGAACCTAGGTCAACCTTACACTTGAGGAGCCTGTCGGTGGACGCGGATTTTTTCGATGGCCTTGGACTAGACGGCCCGCCGCCGGGCCCCGAAGCGGGTCCGTCCAGGCCCAAGCACAGGCACAGCAATTCCATGGATGGGTATTCAAGTGCGACGTCGTCTGACTTGGACTCCAGTTCAAAGAAGGCTATGGCTGCTGATAGACTCGCCGAGATTGCCTTGATTGACCCCAAGAGAGCAAAaag AATTCTGGCGAATAGGCAATCGGCTGCACGATCGAAAGAGCGAAAAGTTAGGTACACCGGTGAGTTGGAGAGGAAAGTGCAGACTCTGCAGACTGAAGCAACCACACTATCAGCTCAGATCACATTGTTGCAG AGAGATACTTCTGGCTTGTCTACCGAAAACAAGGAACTTAAACTTAAGTTGCAAGCTTTGGAGCAGCAAGCACACCTCAGAGATG CATTGAATGACGCATTAAAGGATGAACTTCAGCGACTCAAGATTGCAGCTGGACAAATTCCGGCTGCCAATGGGAATAGCCGAGGTTTGTCCTCCCAGTATTCCTCTCAACCACAAGCTTACCGTTACTTTGGCAACAACCAGCCACAGCAGCAACAGTTTCAAATGCCTCAATCTGACCCTAATAATCCTAGGCTTGGCGGGCTGTCCCAGCAGAGTTTCCAAGATTTCAATAGGATGGTCTGA
- the LOC140865725 gene encoding endoglucanase 11-like isoform X1 — MTTSRRAFKVDEENPGSDVAASIVFRRTNPHYSHLLLEHAQQLFEFSDKYRGNYDKSIEGAKGYYSSVSGYMDELLWAAFWLYRATDNNSSNSNYLNYGIQNANSVGVITWALTEFSWDVKYAGLQILASMLFFLEGLCYM; from the exons ATGACGACCTCGCGGCGAGCTTTCAAGGTCGACGAGGAGAATCCCGGCTCCGACGTGGCGGCGTCCATCGTGTTTAGGAGAACTAACCCACATTATTCCCACCTTCTCTTGGAACATGCACAACAG TTGTTTGAGTTTAGTGACAAATATAGAGGAAATTATGACAAGAGCATAGAAGGAGCAAAGGGTTACTATTCGTCGGTGAGTGGATACATGGATGAATTGTTGTGGGCAGCATTTTGGCTATACAGAGCCACCGACAATAATAGCAGTAATagtaattatttgaattatggtATTCAAAACGCCAACTCTGTTGGTGTGATCACTTGGGCCTTGACTGAATTCAGCTGGGATGTTAAATATGCTGGCCTCCAAATTCTTGCTTCCATG TTATTTTTCCTGGAAGGGCTGTGTTATATGTAG
- the LOC140867139 gene encoding vacuolar iron transporter homolog 1-like, with amino-acid sequence MAANQTQNSADNSRQMTLNLEENKEFDYSKRSQWLRAAVLGANDGLVSTASLMMGVGAVKQDIKAMILTGFAGLVAGACSMAIGEFVSVYSQLDIELAQMKRDRKRAAPGVAQELDGESNESLPNPMQAAAASALAFSVGAMVPLLAASFIKGYWVRIGVMVAAVSVALAVFGWLGAVLGRAPVVRSAARVFVGGWFAMAITFGLTKLIGSRGLSS; translated from the coding sequence ATGGCTGCAAACCAAACACAAAACTCAGCTGACAATTCACGGCAAATGACCCTGAACCTCGAAGAAAACAAAGAATTCGACTACTCCAAGCGATCCCAGTGGCTGCGCGCCGCAGTTTTAGGCGCCAATGATGGCCTCGTCTCCACGGCATCACTAATGATGGGCGTGGGAGCTGTAAAACAAGACATCAAAGCCATGATTCTGACAGGTTTTGCTGGGCTGGTAGCCGGTGCATGTTCCATGGCGATCGGAGAATTCGTGTCCGTTTACTCACAGCTTGATATAGAGCTGGCTCAAATGAAGAGAGACAGGAAAAGGGCCGCGCCTGGTGTTGCGCAAGAACTTGATGGTGAAAGCAACGAGAGTCTTCCGAATCCAATGCAGGCTGCCGCAGCATCAGCTTTGGCGTTTTCGGTTGGGGCGATGGTCCCGCTGCTTGCTGCTTCTTTCATAAAGGGGTATTGGGTGAGGATTGGTGTAATGGTGGCGGCCGTCAGCGTCGCCCTGGCTGTTTTTGGGTGGTTGGGGGCGGTGCTGGGGCGGGCTCCTGTGGTGCGCTCGGCGGCGAGGGTCTTTGTTGGAGGGTGGTTTGCCATGGCCATAACATTCGGTTTGACCAAGCTGATCGGTTCCAGGGGCCTTTCTAGCTAG